Genomic window (Oryza sativa Japonica Group chromosome 3, ASM3414082v1):
CGGGTTCCTGTTAGTACATCAAATAGGCTAGGTTTAAACATAAAAAACAGAAGTAAATAACACTTGTATAAGAAGGTTGTGTTACCTTTCTAACAAAAGGCCAAATGCCTATCTTACCATCAAAAGTACAATTGCCTTCAGCATCATACCTAGGCCTCGCAACTGTTGATAGAAACATTACTTTCTCAATTGCATTCTTATTTTGGACAGGTCTATAGGGTTCCTCCTCAAGGGGATGCAGGTAGAAAGTTCTgtcctttttggtggcattgaaCCATTTTTCATCTATGTGGACAATGTTTTCCATTTCAATAAACTTGGGGTCGTTTGGTAACGTACGATGATCTAGCATACCAACACACCACTGCAgcctttcttttttgtttgccTCCTTCAAATAAGGCTTTAGTGAGTTAGAGTGACGTCGTAGATGCCCTTCTTTGAACAACCTATGCAATGTGCTTTTTGACACACCTAGGGCTTCAGCAAGTGACCGTATAGTGCTTCTTTGGCGCAATGGAATAGCTGATACAACCGACAAGTCTATTACAACCTTTTTGCGGCCACAATTGTAACACTTCCTCGAGTCAACATTAACTTGTACTCCATGTGCGATGCAAAGCTTTGCTCTCTTCCAAATACGCTGGACTGTACGGATGCTGACATTGAACACTTGAGCAACTGCACGTGTGGTGTCTTTTTCTAGTTTTCCATCCTTACTTTTTGCAAGCAACAATTCATAAATTCTTTGCCTTTGTGTGTTTGTCAATTCTCTAGAACTGTTTTCCTCATTTCCATTTGCATCTGGATTTGGATTTGCATttgcatcttcttcttcttctgagtCTGACAACTCCTCTCTATCAAAGACAACATTGACAGTATCTGTATACACGCCATAGTCCCGAAGATCATCCTCCAAGGCTTCCAGCTCATGTTGCAATTCATTGTCATTGTCTACAAAAAAATTTACATGGTAAGTTAATGTGTGTTAATCAGATTGTGTAGATTTATTCAGTCCTAAAATCAAGAATGTAAACATGTTTGTAACTGATCAAAGAGTAATGAACTTTTACCCAGTTGAATTTCTTGTTCCTCATTTCCATTTGCATGCATATCCAGGTCATGCTCCATGTCTTGCTGATAATTgtctaaaaaaaactacttgCTGGTCAGTGCCGCACAAAGAATATTGAATATGTTTAGGATTTGCAATGTCATGACTCATAACTGTAGTTTACAATAGTACTAACTCTTCCATATTTCCATATCAAGATCCATGACTTATTCATACATCTGTTCGTAAGGTAGCATTGATTTGTTGTCATGCTAATTCAGTTATGTATTTAATTCTACCTCTAGCTCTATTTAAGTTCTAGTGTTGTACAAGTAATTTTTTTCAGGTACTTAATTCAGTTCTTGCTTATTTTCAGTAGCAGGTCAACAGGAATATTGTGTCTGGGACTGGGAGCTGGAGTTAAGGATGTTTCACAATTCAAATTTCACAAGTATGTGACCATCTAAGCATGATTCAATATTTCGCATCATAAACACGTGATTTGTTGATGAATATTAAATACTTAAATTTGGCAAGACGTGTGGGTTCTTGGCAATAAATTGGTTCTTTGTACTAGCAATTAACAAAATTAGTTAGTAAATCTTGACATCGTTCTGCTCACCAATAGGTTGTGCCTGTTAATTCTTCCAACATGCTCTGGCCATGACCAAAGTTACTTCCTCCCTAATTCGATGTTAGGTAACAATGTGCTATTTACAGTTCATTTGTTTTCTCTATCTTCTGTAAAGTCCAGATGCTCTAGGATTCTGAAAAGAAATGGTCAGATGTGAACTAAAATTTCATACTAGGCTCTGAAATCTAATCTATTTGTTTGCCAATGCTTTAATCTGTTTGAAACCATAGTGACATGTCTTGAGTTTTACTCTCTATGATTACTACACCTGTTATCTAGTTTCTAAAGTGTCTTCTGATACATGATAATGGAACTAGAAGAACTAAACTCTGCAAAACTGTCACAGTAGCAACCTTTTGTTCTTTTCAgatcgtgtgtgtgtgtgtgtgtgtgtgagagagagagagagagagagagagagagagagagcatgtGTGCTGATGAGGGGGTATAATCTGCTGTTGCATGTCATACAACACCATAGTTTTTTAGAGCCAGATTTACTAATGCAATCAACATGCACTGAGAAAGAACCCATTTTATGCATTGAGAAAGATTAGATGAAGTAAAAAACCTGGATGCAGTTGTTCTTGTTCTTCTGTTGCTTCCAAGTTGAGATCAAAAGCTCCCAAGTTGAGATCAAAAGAATGTACAACTTGATCATTTCCATGGCAAGCAACTCGAGCAAGGTCATCTACCTGGATAACATACCTTCCAGGAACTTCTTCTTCTAGATTGGCTTGTGCTTCATTGAGGTCAGGTAAAGCCCCtccatcttcctcttcttctgctAATATGTTTAGATCTATAGCCATTGTGATGGGTGGGTGTGGAGTTGGTTTGTAGGATGATGGATGAAGTGATAAAAGGCTTGTAACTGCCTCGCTGCTTGAGGATTATGGAGGGTACCCTTGGGTGGCAAAGCACCATCCATGGAGTTTTTGAATTTGATTAGACCGGTTGGATTCTTTTAAGCCCTTATGTTTTGGCGCCATATCACTCGAATTAGGTGTATAACACCAATCTGTAGTGTTGATACTAGTAGTAGCACCCAGCATTAATTGGATGCTTCAAATATTCCTTTTGTACAGATGTGGCAGTGTACTTGTCGTACTCCTACTAAGCATTCAAATGATTAGCCCCAATTCTATAAATTGAGGGCAAAATGGTCATTTTCACACAACACTAATTTTTCCTAACTAACCTAGAACGTCCTcctttctgggacggagggagtactatagaTGACATGGACACTAATTGGAGCCAGCAGTTGGCTCTCTTGTTGACCTTGCTcttatacacacattacgtcttagagtccgtgctgcagctgactaTAGATCTATAGTCCGAtgttcttctctctcatcttttatcttattaaaatatgtttatagttggctaATAGTTTACTATtatctgctattgtacctgctcttacaaATCACGGACTGACGTGAGAGATCGGAAGTCGAGGCACACAAATCACAAATGGACGTGTGAATCGCATGGCCACagttccccctctctctcttgtttGCTGACACGAAATTCAGAGTCGTACTGCAGATATTGttctgtttttcctttttattctcCCCTAGCTTTTGGGAGTACACGTGGTTCAATTCAGAATCAAGAGCTCGATCGTTACCCTTTTCTAACATCAAACAGATCCTGGTGGTGAGGAAGAATTAATTACGAGGCTCTCTGTTATATCGCGAATAAGAGAAACGATGGCTTCGGATAATTCACGATGACAAAGATCGATGATGAAGACGATACCTATATCGGTCTAAAATTGATACTGAAATTTCACCTCCGCTAATTTGTTTGCTAGTATCTCTAATCAGAGATATATCCTATacacataattattttttataagtaTCATATACatcaattaaaaaatatgattaaaAAATTCTAAAACAATGTATATAATCTTTCAGTAGTTTTACAAATATGTATAAAGTCATacctacaaatttattataaatagGGAGCGATGAAATTCTAACATATTTTTTACTTTCAAATCTGTcgaaacttttattttttttattacaactaAAATATAATGAGTCTGGCAAGTACTAAGTACTAAAAGAATATAGCAAATTCcttaaaattatatgtatgggTTTTTCTAACATTTTTAGTATAATTTATTTCTTGGTGTACGCGATGTAAACAGGAAAAACTTATATGCACATAAATGTATTCCCCTCTAACGAAAAGTTGTTATGTCAACAATGCAAATCAGATATAGCTGGACTTGAGCAGTTAGGAGTTTGGAGTCAGCATTATTATGAAATAAAATCACGCACAACACGAGCCGCCCCGGCACACCGTGCATCGGTGCACGTCGACGTCGCGATTTGGAGGAGCAGGGGAAACCGAGACGAATGAGACGAGCTGCACGGTGCACGCGGACGTTTCCCACGCCGCTCGCGTCTTCCCAAATATTCAAATCGATTTTAAGCTATCGCAAACGTGGCCGATGCCATGGCCCTAGTCCTAATTAAGGCCAGTAGCACCAGTGTGGGGGGTGGTTTGGTTTGATAACGTATTCCTTCTGTTTTCCTTTTTAATGCACCCGTACGTGACCGGTCGTAATTAGCCTtcttccgttttatattataaattatttttaccttttttataattaaaattctttaaatttaatatagaaatatttaataacatatagaaattaatatattttgataatatatttgttttgtgtcaaaatattgtaattttttttataaacttgatcaaactaaaagaagtttaattagaaaaaaagtcaaaacgatacAACAAACGATAGACTAGGAGGTGATTAAGAATACAATAacgtactctctctgtcccacaATATCCAGATTCAGCATACTAGCATATGTCACattcacccaaaatcccttatattataggacggatggagtattactcACTTGGATGGAGGGCACAGACTCGCTAGGAGGACAAGAGGGAAGTATGACAACTCCAATTCATTTCTATAGTAGCAGAAATTATGTCATTCATTTCTAGACAAGACATTTATTTTTCCATCTTGTTTAAAAATTTGATATAAATATATGAACATATAAGTCATACTTGAAATATCTTTAATGATAAAGTatgtaaaaacaaaataaaaatacatatatgtatttataaaaAGTAGAAACAACATAAATAATgcttatataacttttttttataaaacaaagCAAATGATGAAATATCATGTTTAAAAGTTAATaatgttatatttaaaaaataaagtataaTTACTAAGATTTGGGTACCGAAATCTCTGATGTTGTTTAAATTTTGGGCTGATAGAGTCGTAGAGATGTGACGATAATGTTTGGTATTACCAAAACTATGTCAATAATTTCGacataggccgagtttagttttaaattttttcttcaaactttcaacttttcgatcacatcaaaactttcctacacacacaaacttttaactttttcgtcacatggtttcaatttcaaccaaacttctaattttagcgtgaactaaacgcACCCATAATAATTTTGAAACGAGTGCTTAATTCACTTACCTATCAAAAAGTTTAATCTAAAGAATTTCAGTAAGATGATAAACCGAACTCTCGCTCTCAAGAATATTAAATTGTGCCAAATGATTTGAGATAATAAATTTTAAGCAGAGTATCCCCCACTAGCACTCACCAGTCAATCTTCAGTCACGGCCCTATTGTACTGTTCCCAGTTACACCCTCTTGTGGCTATAAATACCCAGCGAGCTCACGCTCACTGCAACTCGATTCAGAGCGAAACGTACTGATTAAAGTGATCAGTTCATCAGTCCACGGCAAACCCAGGTCGAGAGCTCGAGACATCCAGAAGAGGCGAAGATGCTGGGAGGGATCATCGACACCATCACGGGGTCGTCGAAGCAGTCGCGGCTCAAGGGCACGGTGGTGCTCATGCGCAAGAACGTCCTCGACCTCAACGACTTCGGCGCCACCGTCATCGACGGCCTCGGCGAGTTCCTCGGCAAGGGCGTCACCTGCCAGCTCATCAGctccaccgccgtcgacccAAGTGagcacacccccccccccccctctcacCCCCTTGCATCTCTTCTCTTGGTCGATTTACCTCTCTTGTTCATTTTTGTCCATACAAACTTAAACACTGTATGGGCGGCCATTGCCTAGCTAGCTCGGTCCTCTTTTGATGGGACATGGAAAGAAGAGACCAACGTCGAGGAAAAAGACAACCAGGGCAGGAGTACCAGATGCTAACCCAAAGTACAAAagctaaaaagtaaaaaaaaaaagaagaagtagTACCTCACTTTGAACTAGATGCCTGAAACTATAGCTGGTGTCGCGAGGTGGTGACACGTAGTATAATTAACAGCTGGGGCATGATTAGTCGTTGGTTTGGACTAATTAACGGGAACGGATTGGGCATGATCCTCTCATCGGCGTGCAGACAACGGCAACCGGGGGAAGGTGGGGGCGGAGGCGAGCCTGGAGCAGTGGCTGACGAGCAGCCTGCCGTCGCTGACGACGGGGGAGTCGCGGTTCGGCGTGACGTTCGACTGGGACGTCGACAAGCTCGGCGTGCCGGGGGCCATCATCGTCAAGAACCACCACAGCAACGAGTTCTTCCTCAAGACCATCACCCTCGACGACGTCcccggccgcgccggcgccgtcgtcttcctcgccaaCTCCTGGGTCTACCCCGCCGACAAGTACCGTTACGACCGCGTCTTCTTCGCCAACGATGTGAGTTCTTCTCTGCTGCATACTGTATTATGCTACCCTGCATGTAAATTACACTATTACAGTAACCATTTGCCGTTCTTCTTTGTTTGGCCAGTTCGTAGATGCTTTATGTAGTAAGTTGCTTGATTCACGTCGTTTGGTAGGCGTCCATAGGGAAGATATTTGGTTAGGTGAGAAGTGAATGGACTTTATGTAAGTTGTTTATGTGGTAGGTGAAGTGGATTTAGTAGCactgttcaaaaaaaagaagcagCTCTACAATGGATATGCTTCCTGATGATAACAACATAAAAGTGGCTATAGTACTAGAAATCTGGAATAGTCCTTGGACTCAGGAAGGCATGTGAGTTCACGTGAGTCATCAACTCATCATAGTTGCCACAGTTCACAGTTCACACCCATTTAGACGGCATTGTTTCATGGCCCCGAGAAGCTTTTTCAACAAGATCAACGACACAGCACTCGATTTTACTTTGCGAACACATGACACGGTAAAAGTTTTAAAGTGAACAGATAGTTGCCTGCCTCTTGTTCAGCGTGCAGCCAGGTGTCCAAGGCCGGTGCCGTATCAAGGGACTGATTTGGGCAATCAACTAACCAATTAAGTAGGAGTAATTAGCGATGCGTATTAATACGAGTACGTGCTATAATTAACTTTGTGATATATTTTCTGCGGCGACGCGCAGGCCTACCTGCCGAGCCAGATGCCGGCGGCGCTGAAGCCGTACCGCGACGACGAGCTCCGCAACCTGCGCGGCGACGACCAGCAGGGCCCCTACGAGGAGCACGACCGCGTCTACCGCTACGATGTCTACAACGACCTCGGCTCCCCCGACTCCGGCAACCCTCGCCCCATCCTCGGCGGCTCCCCCGACACCCCCTACCCTCGCCGCGGCCGCACCGGCCGCAAACCCACCACCACCGGTACGCATCCCCCAACCAAAAATTTTACGattcttaaaaaaacattttaaggTCTAAAAAGTTTTTTATACATTTTTACACTAGAATGTGGCACCTTCACTCACATACCTCCCAGTtaggcccacctgtcatagtGAAACACCAGAACTGGTCCATGTTCAGCTGCAATGTCTCACTGACGGTGGGCCCGGTTTGTGTGGTTGACCGTTGACTTTGACTTTGACTGATGTTTTTTGTACACGTATGCGTGCGTGCAGATCCGGACTCGGAGAGTAGGCTGTCGCTGGTGGAGCAGATCTACGTGCCGCGGGACGAGCGGTTCGGGCACCTGAAGATGGCGGACTTCCTGGGCTACTCGATCAAGGCGATCGCGGAGGGGATCGTGCCGGCGATCCGCACGTACGTGGACACCACCCCCGGCGAGTTCGACTCGTTCCAGGACATCCTCGACCTGTACGAGGGTGGCCTCAAGCTCCCCGATGTCCCCGCGCTGGAGGAGCTCCGCAAGCGATTCCCGCTCCAGCTCGTCAAGGACCTCCTCCCTGCCGCCGGCGACTATATCCTCAAGCTCCCCATGCCTCAGATTATCAAACGTGAGCGCAACCTGTCATCGTAGAGACTTTTCATCAGAATCTTTAGGTGAAAACTGACGATCGATGTAATGTTTGGCTATGTATGCAGAGGACAAGGAGGCGTGGAGGACAGACGAGGAGTTCGCGCGGGAGGTGCTCGCCGGCGTGAACCCGATGATGATCACGCGTCTCACGGTGAGTGATCAGTGATGCGTTCATGCCAAATTGATAGTGAACACGGCTGCTGCAACGTGAAATGTGGCAAATTTAACTCGATGTTGATCCCGCAGGAATTCCCTCCGAAAAGTAGTCTCGATCCTAGCAAGTTCGGCGACCACACCAGCATGATCACGGCGGCGCACATCGGGAGCAACCTCGAGGGCCTCACCGTGCAGCAGGTTGGTTTCGTACGTGCAGATTTTGCTATCAATCGTGACTTGCAAACCTGAATTGTTGCTGGCAAATGGCAATAGTGTGTGGAAATTTACTGTGTCGCGATTTGCAGGCGCTGGACAGCAACCGGCTGTACATTCTGGACCACCACGACCGGTTCATGCCGTTCCTGATCGACGTCAACGGCCTGGAGGGCAACTTCATCTACGCGACCAGGACGCTCTTCTTCCTGCGAGGGGACGGCACGCTGGCGCCGCTCGCCATCGAGCTGAGCGAGCCTATGATCCAGGGCGACGTCACCGCCGCCAAGAGCACCGTGTACACGCCGGCGTCCACCGGCGTCGAGGCCTGGGTGTGGCAGCTCGCCAAGGCCTACGTCGCCGTCAACGACTCCGGCTGGCACCAACTGATCAGCCACTGGTACGTTCAAAACCAGAGCAATCGATCGCTTCATCGACGGA
Coding sequences:
- the LOC4333821 gene encoding putative linoleate 9S-lipoxygenase 3 encodes the protein MLGGIIDTITGSSKQSRLKGTVVLMRKNVLDLNDFGATVIDGLGEFLGKGVTCQLISSTAVDPNNGNRGKVGAEASLEQWLTSSLPSLTTGESRFGVTFDWDVDKLGVPGAIIVKNHHSNEFFLKTITLDDVPGRAGAVVFLANSWVYPADKYRYDRVFFANDAYLPSQMPAALKPYRDDELRNLRGDDQQGPYEEHDRVYRYDVYNDLGSPDSGNPRPILGGSPDTPYPRRGRTGRKPTTTDPDSESRLSLVEQIYVPRDERFGHLKMADFLGYSIKAIAEGIVPAIRTYVDTTPGEFDSFQDILDLYEGGLKLPDVPALEELRKRFPLQLVKDLLPAAGDYILKLPMPQIIKQDKEAWRTDEEFAREVLAGVNPMMITRLTEFPPKSSLDPSKFGDHTSMITAAHIGSNLEGLTVQQALDSNRLYILDHHDRFMPFLIDVNGLEGNFIYATRTLFFLRGDGTLAPLAIELSEPMIQGDVTAAKSTVYTPASTGVEAWVWQLAKAYVAVNDSGWHQLISHWLNTHAVMEPFVIATNRQLSVTHPVHKLLSPHYRDTMTINALARQTLINAGGIFEMTVFPGKYALWMSSMVYKNWNFTEQGLPADLIKRGVAVEDATSPYKVRLLIKDYPYAADGLEIWHAIEQWVGEYLAIYYTDDGVLRGDAELQAWWAEVREVGHGDLKGAAWWPRMDAVSELRDACTTIIWIASALHAAVNFGQYPYAGYLPNRPTVSRRRMPEPGTEAYGELGRDPERAFIRTITSQLQTIIGISLIEVLSKHSSDEVYLGQRDTPAWTSDARALEAFRRFSDRLVEIEGKVVGMNGDAGLKNRNGPAEFPYMLLYPNTSDVTGAAAGITAKGIPNSISI